One region of Amphiprion ocellaris isolate individual 3 ecotype Okinawa chromosome 9, ASM2253959v1, whole genome shotgun sequence genomic DNA includes:
- the sall3a gene encoding sal-like protein 3, protein MSRRKQAKPQHLKSDEDPALAGVISEHARGEVLDDADSGNESRSGSEETHVCEKCCAEFFKWSDFCEHLKSCTKNPLVLIVNDNEDTPNPSQEYPSEPSPVPSCPSEQADSEDPREGNHSPAGEGDDVPETATLNGVNVLEKEDEQMELELSPGKNMDPEERDVTSPEPDGSLPQLNDVVPSAITSYAMPSTNVTLETLHGTRVAVAQFSQSVRAAAGSGVSTMAIPMILDQLMALQQQQIHQLQLIEQIRSQVALMNRQSASQPALSHHHSSAAGSQGPVSSCVPPVASQLQLHNFITPPVHQLPVRLPATLNGQGPSPLTSAIEGPLSQTPQSGSQQSNSSIPNTSSNNSVFPPQSGTGLPSLLPSCSSSVTNNNISTSSSVTGGGGISSSSALPRNSTTPPSLSHSSLLSSASSLPLIPHSSSSSVIFPNPLASIAATANALDPLSALMKHRKGKPPNVSVFDTKPSSEDPFFKHKCRFCAKVFGSDSALQIHLRSHTGERPFKCNICGNRFSTKGNLKVHFQRHKEKYPHIQMNPYPVPEYLDNVPTSSGIPYGMSLPPEKPVTTWLDSKPVLPTVPTSVGLQLPSTLPSMMGGFGESPSLTPLNRSPQRPSPPSSECASLSPNIITDSGMTTTSLSPKPSLGSDAPPLLKPEGILLPPSCSTRPGENTTTTTTVTQVLLSSAVTSTTSSSSGQVPEPTSSPNSVSNPVSHPVLPMLSDQFKAKFPFGGLLDSMQTSETSKLQQLVENIDKKMTDPNQCVICHRVLSCQSALKMHYRIHTGERPFKCKICGRAFTTKGNLKTHFGVHRSKPPLRVQHSCPICQKKFTNAVVLQQHIRMHMGGQIPNTPVPESLQEMETDLSFDEKSLDAMSNYDDDLLDEMEQAMDDEPDLKDGEMDPLKPYSPGSSPPTSIMSSIAAMENQMKMIDSTANMTRSFGQKPAQNGSNFGGETDCFTTDSLSAVGDAEGQSLGSPALSESSGSMQHLSPAHSHSEIQQSKSPATLNNNNSSAMTAEEGQENNTAGLATVKSEKSETPSPLSATEGTGALDLTATQPGRHFIKEESHFNMLFLNRDRGLNPPNLASTASNMIKMELNGHGKSLSLSDNSHLPVGIQVPAAAPPTTMSPSINPMLAPPPPRRTPKQHNCHSCGKNFSSASALQIHERTHTGEKPFACSICGRAFTTKGNLKVHMGTHMWNNAPARRGRRLSVENPMALLGGDAMKFSEMFQKDLAARAMNVDPGFWNQYAAAITNGLAMKNNEISVIQNGGITQLPVSLGGAGIASLGAMPGGMDRVHTGSSPPMTGMEKAGLEVAASRPFSRFMEENKEIGIN, encoded by the exons cCCGAGGTGAGGTGCTGGATGATGCCGACAGCGGGAACGAGAGCCGCAGCGGCAGTGAGGAAACCCATGTATGTGAGAAGTGTTGTGCTGAGTTCTTCAAGTGGTCAGACTTCTGTGAACATTTAAAGAGCTGCACCAAGAACCCCCTGGTGCTCATAGTGAATGACAATGAAGACACACCTAACCCCTCCCAGGAGTACCCTTCAGAGCCCTCTCCTGTACCCAGCTGCCCCAGTGAGCAGGCTGACAGTGAGGACCCCAGGGAGGGCAACCACAGTCCTGCTGGTGAGGGGGATGACGTCCCAGAGACAGCAACCTTAAATGGGGTCAATGTCCTGGAAAAGGAGGACGAGCAGATGGAGCTGGAGCTTTCTCCTGGAAAAAATATGGATCCTGAAGAGAGAGATGTGACATCCCCTGAGCCAGATGGCTCTCTACCTCAGCTCAATGATGTCGTTCCCTCTGCTATTACAAGCTACGCCATGCCAAGCACCAATGTTACCTTGGAGACCCTGCATGGCACTCGGGTTGCAGTTGCCCAGTTTTCACAGAGTGTAAGGGCAGCGGCAGGCAGTGGGGTTTCCACCATGGCTATTCCCATGATCCTAGACCAGCTGATGgccctccagcagcagcagatccatcagctgcagctaatagaacaaATACGCAGTCAGGTGGCTCTCATGAACAGACAGTCTGCCTCACAGCCTGCTCTCAGCCACCATCACAGCAGTGCTGCTGGAAGCCAGGGGCCTGTATCCTCCTGTGTCCCCCCTGTCGCAAGTCAGCTTCAGCTACATAACTTCAtcactcctcctgtccatcAGCTGCCTGTTAGGTTGCCAGCCACGCTCAATGGTCAAGGCCCTTCACCTCTGACCTCAGCAATAGAGGGGCCTCTCTCTCAAACACCACAAAGTGGCAGTCAGCAGTCTAACTCTTCAATTCCAAACACATCCTCTAATAATTCAGTATTTCCCCCACAAAGTGGTACGGGATTGCCATCTCTGCTTCCCTCCTGCTCATCCTCAGtcacaaacaacaacattagCACTAGCAGTAGTGTAACAGGAGGTGGTGGCATCAGCAGTAGCTCAGCTCTTCCCAGGAACTCCACCACCCCTCCCTCACTCAGTCACAGCAGCCTCCTGAGTTCTGCCTCCAGCCTACCGCTGATACCTCACAGCTCTTCGAGCAGCGTTATCTTCCCCAATCCGCTGGCCAGCATAGCAGCCACAGCCAACGCGCTCGACCCCCTCTCAGCTCTAATGAAGCACCGCAAGGGGAAGCCTCcgaatgtgtctgtgtttgacaCTAAGCCCAGCTCTGAAGACCCCTTCTTCAAGCATAAGTGTCGGTTCTGTGCCAAGGTGTTTGGCAGTGACAGCGCCCTACAGATCCACCTACGTTCCCACACTGGAGAGAGGCCTTTCAAATGCAACATATGTGGCAATCGGTTCTCCACCAAGGGGAATCTGAAAGTCCACTTCCAGAGGCACAAAGAGAAATATCCACATATTCAGATGAACCCTTATCCTGTGCCAGAGTACCTGGACAATGTGCCCACAAGCTCAGGCATCCCATATGGCATGTCGCTGCCTCCAGAAAAACCTGTAACCACATGGCTAGACAGTAAACCTGTCCTCCCCACTGTTCCCACCTCTGTCGGGCTCCAGCTGCCTTCAACGCTCCCCAGTATGATGGGTGGTTTTGGTGAGTCTCCAAGCCTCACCCCACTCAACAGATCTCCTCAGAGGCCATCCCCACCCTCAAGCGAGTGTGCATCGTTGTCCCCAAATATCATCACTGACTCTGGCATGACCACTACGTCACTGTCCCCGAAACCGAGCCTAGGCAGTGACGCTCCTCCTCTCTTGAAACCTGAAGGCATTCTTTTGCCCCCTAGCTGCTCTACTAGGCCAGGAGAGAACACGACCACCACAACTACGGTAACCCAAGTActtctctcctctgctgtcacgTCCACAACATCGTCCAGCAGTGGCCAGGTCCCTGAACCCACCAGTAGCCCCAACTCAGTTTCCAATCCTGTATCCCATCCGGTCCTTCCCATGCTATCAGATCAGTTTAAGGCTAAGTTTCCCTTCGGAGGCCTCCTAGACTCTATGCAAACCTCAGAGACATCAAAATTGCAGCAGCTTGTCGAGAACATTGACAAGAAGATGACTGACCCCAACCAGTGCGTTATCTGTCATCGTGTTCTGAGCTGCCAGAGTGCTCTGAAGATGCACTACCGCATCCACACTGGTGAGAGGCCATTCAAATGCAAGATATGTGGGCGGGCATTTACCACCAAAGGAaacctgaaaacacactttGGTGTTCATAGGTCCAAACCTCCACTTCGGGTCCAGCACTCCTGCcctatatgtcagaagaagttCACCAATGCCGTcgtgctgcagcagcacatccGTATGCACATGGGAGGGCAGATCCCTAATACCCCTGTCCCTGAAAGCCTGCAGGAGATGGAAACGGATCTCTCCTTTGATGAGAAGAGCTTAGATGCGATGAGTAATTATGATGATGACCTCCTGGATGAAATGGAGCAGGCGATGGATGATGAACCAGACCTAAAGGATGGAGAAATGGACCCATTGAAACCATATTCACCTGGGAGCTCCCCACCAACTTCCATCATGTCCAGCATTGCTGCAATGGAGAACCAAATGAAGATGATTGACTCTACTGCCAACATGACTCGCTCATTTGGTCAGAAGCCTGCACAGAACGGCAGCAACTTTGGAGGGGAGACTGATTGCTTTACCACTGATTCCCTGTCTGCAGTGGGGGATGCTGAAGGTCAAAGCTTGGGGAGCCCTGCTTTGTCCGAGTCCTCTGGCTCCATGCAGCATTTGTCCCCAGCTCACAGCCATTCTGAGATCCAGCAATCCAAGTCCCCAGCTACACTcaacaataataacagcagTGCCATGACAGCAGAGGAGGGCCAGGAGAACAATACAGCTGGCTTGGCAACAGTGAAGTCGGAAAAATCAGAGACCCCATCTCCGCTTTCTGCAACTGAAGGCACCGGGGCCCTTGACCTGACTGCCACTCAACCTGGCAGGCACTTTATCAAGGAGGAGAGCCACTTCAACATGCTGTTTCTAAATAGAGATCGAG GGCTGAACCCTCCTAATTTGGCCAGCACTGCAtcaaacatgatcaaaatggaATTGAACGGACACGGCAAGTCGTTGTCTCTGAGCGACAACTCTCACCTGCCCGTGGGCATTCAGGTTCCAGCTGCAGCGCCCCCGACCACCATGAGCCCCAGCATCAACCCCATGTTGGCTCCCCCACCTCCACGACGCACTCCTAAGCAGCACAACTGCCACTCGTGCGGGAAGAATTTTTCCTCAGCCAGTGCTCTGCAAATCCATGAGCGCACACACACTGGGGAGAAACCTTTTGCCTGCTCTATTTGTGGAAGGGCTTTCACCACAAAGGGCAATCTGAAG GTTCACATGGGAACACACATGTGGAACAATGCTCCAGCCCGGAGGGGTCGGCGACTGTCTGTGGAGAATCCCATGGCCCTGCTGGGCGGGGATGCCATGAAGTTCAGCGAGATGTTTCAGAAGGATCTGGCGGCTCGGGCCATGAATGTTGACCCGGGCTTCTGGAACCAGTACGCAGCCGCCATCACCAACGGCCTGGCCATGAAGAACAATGAAATCTCTGTGATCCAGAATGGAGGCATCACCCAGCTGCCCGTCAGCCTCGGCGGTGCAGGAATCGCTTCGTTGGGAGCCATGCCTGGAGGAATGGACCGTGTTCACACCGGCAGCAGCCCTCCCATGACGGGTATGGAGAAGGCTGGTCTGGAGGTGGCGGCCAGTCGTCCCTTCTCCAGATTTATGGAGGAGAACAAAGAGATTGGGATCAATTAA